A DNA window from Setaria viridis chromosome 2, Setaria_viridis_v4.0, whole genome shotgun sequence contains the following coding sequences:
- the LOC117842136 gene encoding DNA mismatch repair protein MLH3 isoform X1, whose translation MQTIKRLPRSVHSSLRSSIVLSDLPRVVEELIYNSIDANASKIDIAINIRACYVKVEDDGCGITRDELVLLGEKYTTSKFHNVMGDGELSPRSFGLNGGALASLSDISVVEIRTKARGRPNAYCKIIKGSKCLHLGIDDKREIVGTTVVVRELFYNQPVRRKQIQSSEKRELHHVKKCVLQIALIHPQISLRLLDNDSEDELLYTAPSSSPLPLISKKFGDDVSRCLHEIAASDQSWVLSGHVSGPSDVFHTKDFQYLYINSRFVNRNPIHNMLNNLASSFHSSVTRRNEEIDVQSRKRQKTDIYPAFLLNFCCSRSSYDLHFEPTKTIVEFKDWQTVLLFFEQTVTNYWKKHALQSPKADRVCAGDTCVPRKNDVKLNKGLLRHHNVQNNEEYADFQNTKQKNAVRDTNSDDMSATRAPKDSHCFSFDTEPSIQHVSFSGRITNSPWPNDNVVSIDYKLGYKVMHSPERLNYRWLEDGPSQLDDDVSSVNPTGWKRQRTEGIFHECAYSGNFGMLEDVPTEGFLAHKQKSELIGSEVEMQEPCFGSLNRPNKMSSELVQNQTNIKAHTSGWDGLYVEFDKSNGDCLVNEATDTITDISYPEMWKLNDGFYHDDGNTSRGFCRVLRKCSTNEKLGTAAGCIEGLETDTVSQINFPDIHAVWNSDLMDRSSIEDTFRHFPHLSSLADTPCSYARTGLTLDKKSDKNFGSWSCENIDSSIRIALDRFSNVSSITCEGAKYLDNFDYEIQPLNYFNNDCSSTDQFGSEDDLIMWKPKFDTRFSADISPERSDNGCHLNVPSSNMANDSTLTQDLLNQHNLGLDQRSRLSKGSRSRSHSAPPFYRGKQKFSRLNEPLSKLATDGDKGICINNPKDNASRPVDVLPMSSTQPVPVTDGSEFPDLNFSSNGFVKMFKDACSDRLEDSAARITKWRDDSCQHTASNLPHGPFGCYDDVLSISSGTLHLSCTSLVPECVDRNCFEEARVLLQLDKKFIPVISGNTILLVDQHAADERIRLEELRRKVLSEEGHVVTYLDSEEELSLPETGFQLFQKYAEQIQKWGWIISSDSNSSESFKKNMNILRRQTRLVTLVAVPCILGVNLTGKDLMEFIQQLDETDGSSAMPPAVLRILNFKACRGAIMFGDPLLPSECCLIIEELKATSLCFQCAHGRPTTVPIVNVASLHDELARHQMLSGRQAESWHGLAHQGPSLERAQMRLKQLRNLRRGL comes from the exons ATGCAGACCATAAAGCGCTTGCCGAGGAGTGTCCATAGCTCCCTGCGTTCAAGCATTGTTCTGTCTGACCTGCCAAGGGTTGTTGAGGAGTTGATATATAACAGCATTGATGCGAATGCGAGCAAG ATTGACATTGCAATAAACATCAGAGCATGTTATGTAAAAGTGGAAGATGATG GTTGTGGTATTACACGAGATGAATTGGTTCTCTTGGGAGAAAAATATA CAACATCCAAATTTCATAATGTGATGGGCGATGGGGAACTTAGTCCTAGAAGTTTTGGACTAAATGGAGGAGCACTCGCATCACTTTCTGATATCTCTGTGGTTGAAATCAGGACGAAAGCCCGTGGGAGACCAAATGCATATTGCAAGATAATAAAG GGATCTAAATGCCTACATCTGGGAATAGATGACAAGAGGGAAATTGTTGGCACCACAG TTGTTGTTCGGGAGCTTTTTTACAATCAACCAGTACGGAGGAAACAAATACAATCTAG TGAGAAAAGAGAATTACATCATGTGAAGAAGTGTGTCCTGCAAATTGCGCTTATTCATCCGCAGATTTCACTCAGACTCCTTGACAATGACAG CGAAGATGAATTGCTATACACAGCTCCTTCATCATCCCCTTTGCCTCTTATATCAAAAAAATTCGGGGATGATGTCTCCAGATGTCTCCATGAGATAGCTGCCTCTGACCAGAGCTGGGTTCTTTCAGGGCACGTATCTGGACCTTCAGATGTGTTTCATACGAAG GATTTCCAATACTTGT ACATCAACTCAAGATTCGTGAATAGAAACCCAATTCATAATATGCTCAATAATCTGGCATCTAGTTTTCACTCTTCCGTTACAAGGAGGAATGAAGAAATTGATGTTCAGAGCAGGAAGAGGCAGAAGACCGATATCTACCCTGCTTTTCTACTGAATTTTTGCTGTTCTAGATCTAGCTACGATCTACATTTTGAGCCTACAAAAACCATTGTGGAATTCAAG GATTGGCAAACTGTCTTGCTTTTCTTTGAACAAACTGTCACAAACTACTGGAAGAAGCATGCACTGCAATCACCAAAAG CTGACAGAGTTTGTGCTGGTGATACCTGTGTGCCTAGGAAAAATGATG TGAAATTGAATAAGGGACTCCTAAGGCATCATAATGTGCAGAACAATGAAGAGTATGCTGACTTCCAAAACACTAAGCAGAAGAATGCAGTCAGAGATACAAACAGTGATGATATGAGTGCCACAAGAGCACCAAAGGACTCACACTGCTTTTCTTTTGATACGGAGCCATCCATACAACATGTCTCCTTTTCTGGAAGGATCACTAATTCACCCTGGCCCAATGACAATGTTGTCAGTATTGATTACAAGTTAGGGTATAAGGTAATGCATTCTCCTGAAAGACTCAATTATCGGTGGTTAGAGGATGGTCCGTCCCAGTTAGATGATGATGTTTCAAGTGTTAACCCAACTGGTTGGAAAAGGCAAAGGACAGAAGGTATATTCCATGAGTGTGCATATTCTGGTAATTTTGGAATGTTGGAAGATGTACCAACTGAAGGGTTTTTAGCTCACAAACAAAAATCTGAGTTGATTGGTTCAGAAGTTGAAATGCAAGAACCTTGCTTCGGGTCTCTCAATAGGCCAAATAAAATGAGCTCCGAGTTGGTGCAAAATCAAACCAACATAAAGGCACACACATCTGGCTGGGATGGATTATATGTTGAGTTTGATAAATCAAATGGAGATTGCCTAGTCAATGAAGCTACAGATACAATCACAGATATTTCTTACCCTGAGATGTGGAAGTTGAATGATGGATTTTATCATGATGATGGTAACACCTCCAGAGGCTTCTGTAGAGTTTTGAGAAAGTGCAGCACCAATGAGAAGTTAGGGACTGCAGCTGGATGTATTGAAGGACTTGAGACTGATACTGTTAGCCAGATAAACTTCCCTGATATTCATGCTGTGTGGAACAGTGACTTGATGGATAGGTCTTCCATTGAGGATACTTTCCGTCATTTTCCTCATCTATCCTCGTTGGCTGATACACCTTGCAGTTATGCAAGGACTGGCTTGACACTTGACAAGAAATCAGATAAAAACTTTGGTTCTTGGAGCTGTGAAAATATTGACAGCAGTATTAGAATTGCTCTGGACAGGTTTAGCAATGTGTCATCAATAACATGTGAAGGAGCTAAATATTTGGATAACTTTGACTATGAAATACAGCCGCTTAATTACTTCAATAATGATTGCAGTTCAACCGACCAGTTTGGTTCTGAAGATGACCTGATAATGTGGAAACCAAAATTTGACACGAGATTTTCAGCTGATATTTCTCCTGAGAGAAGTGATAATGGTTGCCATTTGAATGTCCCTTCTTCCAATATGGCAAATGACAGCACACTTACTCAAGATCTTCTGAATCAACACAACCTTGGACTGGACCAGAGATCCAGGCTTTCCAAGGGCAGTAGATCTAGGAGTCATTCTGCTCCACCATTTTATAGAGGGAAACAGAAATTCTCTAGATTAAATGAGCCACTGAGCAAATTGGCCACAGATGGTGATAAAGGCATCTGCATTAACAACCCCAAAG ACAATGCATCTAGACCTGTGGATGTCTTGCCTATGAGTTCAACCCAGCCTGTTCCAGTGACTGATGGCAGTGAATTTCCAGACTTAAATTTCAG CTCGAATGGATTTGTGAAAATGTTTAAAGATGCATGTTCTGACAGGCTTGAAGATTCAGCTGCTCGAATAACTAAATGGCGAGATGACTCTTGCCAGCATACA GCTTCGAACTTGCCACATGGTCCTTTTGGATGCTATGATGATGTACTGAGCATTTCTTCTGGGACCTTACATCTCTCTTGCACCTCGCTAGTTCCTGAATGTGTTGACAGGAACTGCTTTGAGGAGGCAAGGGTTTTGTTGCAGCTGGACAAGAAATTTATTCCCGTCATATCTGGGAACACTATCCTCCTTGTTGATCAG CATGCAGCTGATGAAAGGATACGTCTGGAGGAGCTTCGTAGAAAG GTTTTATCAGAAGAAGGCCATGTCGTCACTTACTTGGACTCTGAGGAGGAATTA tctCTCCCTGAGACTGGTTTTCAATTGTTCCAGAAGTATGCTGAACAAATTCAGAAATGGGGCTGGATCATCAGCAGTGATAGCAATTCCTCTGAATCATTCAAGAA GAACATGAACATTCTGAGGAGACAAACCCGTCTCGTTACTCTTGTTGCT GTTCCATGTATTTTGGGTGTCAATTTGACAGGGAAAGATCTTATGGAGTTTATCCAGCAG CTTGATGAGACTGATGGGTCATCAGCTATGCCCCCAGCAGTTCTCCGTATTCTTAACTTCAAAGCTTGCAGAG GGGCGATCATGTTTGGTGACCCCTTGCTACCATCCGAATGCTGTCTGATTATTGAAGAACTGAAAGCAACATCTCTATGCTTCCAG TGTGCTCATGGGCGCCCGACCACGGTGCCTATTGTGAACGTCGCATCCCTCCATGATGAGCTGGCGAGGCACCAAATGCTGAGCGGAAGGCAGGCAGAGTCCTGGCACGGCTTGGCGCACCAAGGGCCCAGCCTTGAGCGCGCTCAGATGCGCCTCAAACAACTGAGGAACCTACGCCGTGGCCTATAG
- the LOC117842136 gene encoding DNA mismatch repair protein MLH3 isoform X3 gives MQTIKRLPRSVHSSLRSSIVLSDLPRVVEELIYNSIDANASKIDIAINIRACYVKVEDDGCGITRDELVLLGEKYTTSKFHNVMGDGELSPRSFGLNGGALASLSDISVVEIRTKARGRPNAYCKIIKGSKCLHLGIDDKREIVGTTVVVRELFYNQPVRRKQIQSSEKRELHHVKKCVLQIALIHPQISLRLLDNDSEDELLYTAPSSSPLPLISKKFGDDVSRCLHEIAASDQSWVLSGHVSGPSDVFHTKDFQYLYINSRFVNRNPIHNMLNNLASSFHSSVTRRNEEIDVQSRKRQKTDIYPAFLLNFCCSRSSYDLHFEPTKTIVEFKDWQTVLLFFEQTVTNYWKKHALQSPKVKLNKGLLRHHNVQNNEEYADFQNTKQKNAVRDTNSDDMSATRAPKDSHCFSFDTEPSIQHVSFSGRITNSPWPNDNVVSIDYKLGYKVMHSPERLNYRWLEDGPSQLDDDVSSVNPTGWKRQRTEGIFHECAYSGNFGMLEDVPTEGFLAHKQKSELIGSEVEMQEPCFGSLNRPNKMSSELVQNQTNIKAHTSGWDGLYVEFDKSNGDCLVNEATDTITDISYPEMWKLNDGFYHDDGNTSRGFCRVLRKCSTNEKLGTAAGCIEGLETDTVSQINFPDIHAVWNSDLMDRSSIEDTFRHFPHLSSLADTPCSYARTGLTLDKKSDKNFGSWSCENIDSSIRIALDRFSNVSSITCEGAKYLDNFDYEIQPLNYFNNDCSSTDQFGSEDDLIMWKPKFDTRFSADISPERSDNGCHLNVPSSNMANDSTLTQDLLNQHNLGLDQRSRLSKGSRSRSHSAPPFYRGKQKFSRLNEPLSKLATDGDKGICINNPKDNASRPVDVLPMSSTQPVPVTDGSEFPDLNFSSNGFVKMFKDACSDRLEDSAARITKWRDDSCQHTASNLPHGPFGCYDDVLSISSGTLHLSCTSLVPECVDRNCFEEARVLLQLDKKFIPVISGNTILLVDQHAADERIRLEELRRKVLSEEGHVVTYLDSEEELSLPETGFQLFQKYAEQIQKWGWIISSDSNSSESFKKNMNILRRQTRLVTLVAVPCILGVNLTGKDLMEFIQQLDETDGSSAMPPAVLRILNFKACRGAIMFGDPLLPSECCLIIEELKATSLCFQCAHGRPTTVPIVNVASLHDELARHQMLSGRQAESWHGLAHQGPSLERAQMRLKQLRNLRRGL, from the exons ATGCAGACCATAAAGCGCTTGCCGAGGAGTGTCCATAGCTCCCTGCGTTCAAGCATTGTTCTGTCTGACCTGCCAAGGGTTGTTGAGGAGTTGATATATAACAGCATTGATGCGAATGCGAGCAAG ATTGACATTGCAATAAACATCAGAGCATGTTATGTAAAAGTGGAAGATGATG GTTGTGGTATTACACGAGATGAATTGGTTCTCTTGGGAGAAAAATATA CAACATCCAAATTTCATAATGTGATGGGCGATGGGGAACTTAGTCCTAGAAGTTTTGGACTAAATGGAGGAGCACTCGCATCACTTTCTGATATCTCTGTGGTTGAAATCAGGACGAAAGCCCGTGGGAGACCAAATGCATATTGCAAGATAATAAAG GGATCTAAATGCCTACATCTGGGAATAGATGACAAGAGGGAAATTGTTGGCACCACAG TTGTTGTTCGGGAGCTTTTTTACAATCAACCAGTACGGAGGAAACAAATACAATCTAG TGAGAAAAGAGAATTACATCATGTGAAGAAGTGTGTCCTGCAAATTGCGCTTATTCATCCGCAGATTTCACTCAGACTCCTTGACAATGACAG CGAAGATGAATTGCTATACACAGCTCCTTCATCATCCCCTTTGCCTCTTATATCAAAAAAATTCGGGGATGATGTCTCCAGATGTCTCCATGAGATAGCTGCCTCTGACCAGAGCTGGGTTCTTTCAGGGCACGTATCTGGACCTTCAGATGTGTTTCATACGAAG GATTTCCAATACTTGT ACATCAACTCAAGATTCGTGAATAGAAACCCAATTCATAATATGCTCAATAATCTGGCATCTAGTTTTCACTCTTCCGTTACAAGGAGGAATGAAGAAATTGATGTTCAGAGCAGGAAGAGGCAGAAGACCGATATCTACCCTGCTTTTCTACTGAATTTTTGCTGTTCTAGATCTAGCTACGATCTACATTTTGAGCCTACAAAAACCATTGTGGAATTCAAG GATTGGCAAACTGTCTTGCTTTTCTTTGAACAAACTGTCACAAACTACTGGAAGAAGCATGCACTGCAATCACCAAAAG TGAAATTGAATAAGGGACTCCTAAGGCATCATAATGTGCAGAACAATGAAGAGTATGCTGACTTCCAAAACACTAAGCAGAAGAATGCAGTCAGAGATACAAACAGTGATGATATGAGTGCCACAAGAGCACCAAAGGACTCACACTGCTTTTCTTTTGATACGGAGCCATCCATACAACATGTCTCCTTTTCTGGAAGGATCACTAATTCACCCTGGCCCAATGACAATGTTGTCAGTATTGATTACAAGTTAGGGTATAAGGTAATGCATTCTCCTGAAAGACTCAATTATCGGTGGTTAGAGGATGGTCCGTCCCAGTTAGATGATGATGTTTCAAGTGTTAACCCAACTGGTTGGAAAAGGCAAAGGACAGAAGGTATATTCCATGAGTGTGCATATTCTGGTAATTTTGGAATGTTGGAAGATGTACCAACTGAAGGGTTTTTAGCTCACAAACAAAAATCTGAGTTGATTGGTTCAGAAGTTGAAATGCAAGAACCTTGCTTCGGGTCTCTCAATAGGCCAAATAAAATGAGCTCCGAGTTGGTGCAAAATCAAACCAACATAAAGGCACACACATCTGGCTGGGATGGATTATATGTTGAGTTTGATAAATCAAATGGAGATTGCCTAGTCAATGAAGCTACAGATACAATCACAGATATTTCTTACCCTGAGATGTGGAAGTTGAATGATGGATTTTATCATGATGATGGTAACACCTCCAGAGGCTTCTGTAGAGTTTTGAGAAAGTGCAGCACCAATGAGAAGTTAGGGACTGCAGCTGGATGTATTGAAGGACTTGAGACTGATACTGTTAGCCAGATAAACTTCCCTGATATTCATGCTGTGTGGAACAGTGACTTGATGGATAGGTCTTCCATTGAGGATACTTTCCGTCATTTTCCTCATCTATCCTCGTTGGCTGATACACCTTGCAGTTATGCAAGGACTGGCTTGACACTTGACAAGAAATCAGATAAAAACTTTGGTTCTTGGAGCTGTGAAAATATTGACAGCAGTATTAGAATTGCTCTGGACAGGTTTAGCAATGTGTCATCAATAACATGTGAAGGAGCTAAATATTTGGATAACTTTGACTATGAAATACAGCCGCTTAATTACTTCAATAATGATTGCAGTTCAACCGACCAGTTTGGTTCTGAAGATGACCTGATAATGTGGAAACCAAAATTTGACACGAGATTTTCAGCTGATATTTCTCCTGAGAGAAGTGATAATGGTTGCCATTTGAATGTCCCTTCTTCCAATATGGCAAATGACAGCACACTTACTCAAGATCTTCTGAATCAACACAACCTTGGACTGGACCAGAGATCCAGGCTTTCCAAGGGCAGTAGATCTAGGAGTCATTCTGCTCCACCATTTTATAGAGGGAAACAGAAATTCTCTAGATTAAATGAGCCACTGAGCAAATTGGCCACAGATGGTGATAAAGGCATCTGCATTAACAACCCCAAAG ACAATGCATCTAGACCTGTGGATGTCTTGCCTATGAGTTCAACCCAGCCTGTTCCAGTGACTGATGGCAGTGAATTTCCAGACTTAAATTTCAG CTCGAATGGATTTGTGAAAATGTTTAAAGATGCATGTTCTGACAGGCTTGAAGATTCAGCTGCTCGAATAACTAAATGGCGAGATGACTCTTGCCAGCATACA GCTTCGAACTTGCCACATGGTCCTTTTGGATGCTATGATGATGTACTGAGCATTTCTTCTGGGACCTTACATCTCTCTTGCACCTCGCTAGTTCCTGAATGTGTTGACAGGAACTGCTTTGAGGAGGCAAGGGTTTTGTTGCAGCTGGACAAGAAATTTATTCCCGTCATATCTGGGAACACTATCCTCCTTGTTGATCAG CATGCAGCTGATGAAAGGATACGTCTGGAGGAGCTTCGTAGAAAG GTTTTATCAGAAGAAGGCCATGTCGTCACTTACTTGGACTCTGAGGAGGAATTA tctCTCCCTGAGACTGGTTTTCAATTGTTCCAGAAGTATGCTGAACAAATTCAGAAATGGGGCTGGATCATCAGCAGTGATAGCAATTCCTCTGAATCATTCAAGAA GAACATGAACATTCTGAGGAGACAAACCCGTCTCGTTACTCTTGTTGCT GTTCCATGTATTTTGGGTGTCAATTTGACAGGGAAAGATCTTATGGAGTTTATCCAGCAG CTTGATGAGACTGATGGGTCATCAGCTATGCCCCCAGCAGTTCTCCGTATTCTTAACTTCAAAGCTTGCAGAG GGGCGATCATGTTTGGTGACCCCTTGCTACCATCCGAATGCTGTCTGATTATTGAAGAACTGAAAGCAACATCTCTATGCTTCCAG TGTGCTCATGGGCGCCCGACCACGGTGCCTATTGTGAACGTCGCATCCCTCCATGATGAGCTGGCGAGGCACCAAATGCTGAGCGGAAGGCAGGCAGAGTCCTGGCACGGCTTGGCGCACCAAGGGCCCAGCCTTGAGCGCGCTCAGATGCGCCTCAAACAACTGAGGAACCTACGCCGTGGCCTATAG